A genomic region of Pyrus communis chromosome 14, drPyrComm1.1, whole genome shotgun sequence contains the following coding sequences:
- the LOC137715560 gene encoding protein HOMOLOG OF MAMMALIAN LYST-INTERACTING PROTEIN 5-like, producing the protein MASDNEPAKLLLPYLQRADELQKHEPLVAYYCRLYAMERGLKIPQSERTKTTNSLLVSLMKQLEKDKKSLKLGPEDNLYLEGFALNVFGKADKQDRAGRADLTTAKTFYAASIFFEILNQFGVVQPDLEQKQKYAAWKAADIRKALKEGRKPQAGPPAGDDDLSLPSSGMSGSYDLGPSDAAVTSPESQSDPSPQFYDEINRQHSIKTAPPQFQDQHPTNIAPSEFRDDAKFQRSTSLQSPPKFHDEVNGQHSANNAPPPPQSYPTAGYSSHDFHPPPPTNRPETSDFSQPYHQQSYSHEPQQPLPPNYPPHESNYSYPNFQSYPSFTETNIPAVSSHYPSYYQGSDPAYSPPSAPPTTNHPSTTQYQTSNRNGTVSEPAPPPAPAKTYQYDSSYQPSPEKIAEAHKAARFAVGALAFDDVPVAVDHLIKSLEMLTNPSAGR; encoded by the exons ATGGCGAGCGACAACGAGCCGGCGAAGCTGCTGTTGCCGTACCTCCAGCGCGCCGACGAGTTGCAGAAACACGAGCCTCTCGTCGCTTATTACT GTCGATTATACGCAATGGAGCGAGGGTTGAAGATCCCACAGAGCGAGCGTACCAAGACCACAAATTCCCTCCTCGTTTCCCTCATGAAGCAGCTTGAAAag GATAAGAAGTCACTGAAGTTGGGGCCTGAAGACAATCTGTACCTTGAGGGATTTGCCTTAAATGTTTTTGGCAAGGCAGACAAGCAAGATCGTGCTGGTCGAGCAGATTT GACTACTGCAAAAACATTCTATGCTGCAAGCATTTTCTTTGAGATTCTTAACCAATTCGGCGTGGTTCAGCCTGAT CTTGAGCAGAAACAAAAGTATGCAGCTTGGAAAGCAGCAGATATAAGGAAGGCTttgaaagaaggaagaaagccTCAAGCAGGCCCCCCTGCTGGTGATGATGATCTCTCACTTCCATCAAGTGGAATGAGTGGTTCATAT GATCTTGGTCCAAGCGATGCTGCAGTTACCAGTCCTGAATCACAATCTGATCCCTCGCCCCagttttatgatgaaattaacAGGCAGCATTCTATAAAAACTGCACCCCCGCAGTTTCAAGATCAGCACCCTACAAACATTGCACCTTCTGAGTTTCGTGATGATGCCAAATTCCAGCGTTCTACTAGCCTTCAGTCACCACCTAAGTTCCATGATGAAGTCAATGGCCAGCATTCTGCAAACAATGCTCCACCGCCACCTCAGTCTTACCCTACTGCTGGTTACTCTTCCCATGATTTTCATCCACCTCCTCCAACAAATAGACCAGAAACGTCTGATTTTTCTCAGCCATACCACCAGCAATCCTACTCGCACGAACCCCAACAGCCTTTGCCACCTAACTATCCTCCTCATGAATCTAATTACTCTTATCCTAATTTTCAATCTTATCCAAGTTTTACAGAAACCAATATTCCAGCAGTCTCATCCCACTATCCCTCTTATTATCAGGGCTCTGACCCTGCCTACTCTCCCCCGTCAGCTCCTCCGACAACAAACCACCCTTCAACTACCCAATATCAGACAAGCAACAGAAATGGAACTGTTTCAGAACCTGCTCCTCCTCCTGCCCCTGCCAAGACGTACCAGTATGACAGTAGCTACCAGCCATCACCTGAGAAAATTGCCGAGGCACATAAGGCTGCAAGATTTGCAGTTGGAGCGTTGGCATTTGATGACGTGCCAGTTGCAGTAGATCACTTGATAAAATCGCTTGAAATGTTGACAAATCCATCAGCTGGTCGGTAA